One window of the Corticium candelabrum chromosome 7, ooCorCand1.1, whole genome shotgun sequence genome contains the following:
- the LOC134182414 gene encoding uncharacterized protein LOC134182414, translating to MLYYFIAVFLFCLSFFPSGLSECQLGEGGSCVCSINANTYREGQQYFSYVDISDINTQEGADIVFIVDESKSMSKEHRWLLEVAPELNKQLKQAGIGNRPDTPNRFGLTTFGAKNAARSAGKIISVGNDNSQMGNPEDLKRAIESLVLTGRIEDGYQGIKAALTGYQFRPDTNIAKQFILVTDENRDIVDRDLTISSILQDLQNANITLNAVVKQSFEYEGQKAFGLASSEVYLQGNDDDFRREDGGVAVEGGGDGSTYDDYVKLALMTNGASWDIELLRKGGPIALSFTKAFIAIKLREIIRQIRSCRRCICTRDGPDVCDTYEVDTQQDCIIPSVPTPQPTSQPNLRNLEPTVVSEEECRINGKRLTRNEAERRYVIKRNGTNGSNGYPTADVVFVVDESGSMIEEHQWLKETIDKLDKALQKEGIGAAVPNRYGLVGFATTPNINGFVHPLGAEPQELGSSEQFAEAVSLLATAGRIEDGYRAITTAVNAFRFRTGRVARQIILVTDEDRDDSENGNGTHITRGDMQTLLKDNGFRINVIVNQGMQDSSGNSVVGINTKNIGYKVDVTAPNGYSSIQNARFVEDSGHGSTMDDYVMLATNTSGAAWDLNQLRRGGVFATAFTNSFVDAKVKEIADQLKVCQHCTCTGTPLDLQCSDVPNVTDADTCYRPHVCKVGNVYINDNDEHCGYFIFEDINSNGTKHAAADVLIVVDESRSMVGEQEWLKFVIPELEEALKAKSVGKIVPNKYGLIGFANDDDGRQDKLGTVIMLGENEQHAMGSAEHIRNAIVKNVLRQSGRLEDGYSAIMRGLESQTFRRDTAKLIILITDEDRDVLVNISNNSMYQALVNSKASLNVVVNQGFHSGGAVALGIDNSSMAYFLDETTGRQPDRKYKTKENGEPLQDTAYGTTDSDYTRLALMTGGAAWDLNRLRKGGQIGDAFTKAFVAVKVEEALSQLETCRVCRCEGGNLSCKSFNLSKADCSVYCSIRLGNRNTQLGEKVPDNLLEQVVPLEEVRRAVRAEVLPSSLEICHGDIPLVTCKGLALNDDDKVKLQWTHNGQPVPSRRLSNDKQKPAKELKVKVKTAEDAGEYVCTATVNPQYRAVATATVNVSETCLNTCGKFFGKGYARVLRGRSAQRHIEISMKICPNIVNSGILYCFEGTRPQSCSQCLVLSDGFLELRWPCCLSEPAQVFQQHGVAPNQCHTIRFITTDTEAILELNGDREVLSLSNTCWNEFQPSRPVHLGGRRSTGGYDGCMSDIRVDTKRVFFSRDDLPRRERVLVAKRKRGMMRCTSDCSL from the exons ATGCTCTATTATTTCATTgcagtctttctgttttgcttaTCCTTCTTTCCCAGTG GGCTCAGCGAGTGTCAGCTCGGTGAAGGTGGAAGTTGTG TGTGCTCTATTAATGCCAACACTTACAGGGAGGGTCAACAGTACTTTTCATATGTGGACATCAGTGATATTAATACGCAAGAAGGTGCTGATATTGTCTTCATAGTTGATGAATCCAAATCTATGTCCAAGGAGCACCGATGGCTATTAGAAGTTGCCCCAGAGTTGAATAAGCAACTGAAACAGGCAGGAATAGGTAATCGACCTGACACACCAAACCGTTTTGGGCTGACTACATTTGGTGCAAAGAATGCTGCTAGAAGTGCTGGCAAAATTATTTCAGTGGGGAATGACAACAGTCAGATGGGTAACCCTGAGGACCTGAAACGCGCAATTGAATCTCTTGTCTTGACTGGACGCATAGAGGATGGCTATCAGGGCATTAAAGCAGCGTTGACTGGATATCAGTTTCGACCTGACACAAACATTGCCAAGCAGTTCATTCTTGTCACTGATGAAAACAGGGACATTGTTGATCGTGATCTTACGATTAGTAGTATACTTCAGGACCTGCAGAATGCTAATATTACTCTGAATGCTGTTGTAAAGCAATCATTTGAGTACGAAGGACAGAAGGCATTCGGTCTGGCATCCTCAGAGGTGTATCTACAGGGAAACGACGACGATTTTAGACGTGAAGATGGTGGTGTAGCAGTAGAAGGGGGTGGAGATGGTTCCACCTATGATGATTATGTGAAACTGGCTTTAATGACTAATGGGGCTAGTTGGGATATAGAACTGCTTAGGAAAGGAGGACCAATAGCACTTTCATTTACGAAGGCTTTCATTGCAATCAAATTACGGGAAATAATTAGACAAATTCGCAGTTGTCGTCGCTGTATTTGCACTAGAGATGGTCCTGATGTCTGTGATACATATGAAGTTGATACACAACAAGACTGTATTATTCCATCAGTGCCAACACCACAGCCAACATCACAGCCAAACCTACGGAACCTAGAGCCGACTGTAGTGAGTGAAGAAG AATGCAGAATCAATGGAAAACGTTTGACCAGAAATGAGGCAGAGAGACGGTATGTGATTAAGCGTAATGGCACCAATGGCTCCAATGGGTATCCCACTGCAGATGTGGTTTTTGTCGTTGACGAATCTGGGTCTATGATAGAAGAGCACCAGTGGCTCAAGGAAACAATTGATAAACTTGATAAAGCTCTACAAAAAGAAGGTATCGGGGCAGCTGTGCCTAATCGGTATGGATTAGTGGGATTTGCTACCACCCCAAACATCAATGGATTCGTTCATCCACTTGGTGCTGAACCACAAGAATTGGGTTCTTCAGAACAATTTGCTGAAGCAGTCTCATTGTTAGCAACAGCAGGTCGGATAGAAGATGGATACCGTGCAATCACCACAGCTGTGAATGCTTTTCGATTTCGCACGGGTCGTGTGGCACGACAAATCATTCTTGTTACAGATGAAGACCGAGATGACAGCGAAAATGGCAATGGCACTCACATAACAAGAGGTGATATGCAGACACTTCTTAAGGACAATGGCTTCCGTATCAATGTGATAGTAAATCAAGGAATGCAGGACTCATCAGGGAATAGTGTTGTTGGTATCAATACCAAAAACATTGGTTACAAGGTAGATGTTACGGCTCCTAACGGCTACAGTTCTATACAAAATGCAAGGTTTGTGGAGGACTCTGGACATGGTTCCACTATGGATGACTATGTGATGCtggcaacaaacacatcagGAGCAGCATGGGACTTGAATCAACTCCGACGAGGTGGTGTATTTGCCACAGCATTCACAAACTCATTTGTAGATGCCAAAGTCAAAGAAATAGCTGATCAGCTCAAGGTATGTCAgcattgtacatgtacaggaACACCACTGGATCTGCAATGTAGTGATGTCCCCAATGTAACTGATGCAGATACATGCTACCGACCACATG TTTGTAAGGTTGGTAACGTGTATATAAATGACAATGATGAACACTGTGGATACTTCATCTTTGAGGATATCAATTCGAATGGGACAAAGCATGCTGCAGCTGATGTCTTGATCGTAGTTGACGAGTCAAGGTCCATGGTGGGTGAGCAGGAGTGGTTAAAATTTGTCATACCTGAATTAGAAGAAGCTTTAAAAGCAAAATCAGTAGGAAAAATTGTACCTAACAAATATGGACTGATTGGGTTTGCCAATGATGACGATGGAAGGCAAGACAAGCTAGGCACTGTCATAATGTTGGGTGAAAACGAGCAACATGCCATGGGATCTGCTGAACATATCCGTAATGCTATTGTTAAAAATGTGCTACGTCAGTCTGGAAGACTTGAAGATGGCTACAGTGCTATCATGAGAGGACTCGAGTCTCAAACCTTTCGACGTGATACTGCAAAGCTTATCATATTGATAACAGATGAAGACCGTGACGTCCTTGTTAACATCAGCAATAATTCGATGTATCAAGCTCTCGTTAACAGTAAGGCTAGTCTCAATGTTGTTGTCAACCAGGGCTTCCACTCAGGTGGTGCAGTCGCATTGGGTATCGATAACTCAAGTATGGCCTACTTCCTGGATGAGACAACAGGCCGACAACCTGATCGTAAATACAAGACAAAGGAAAATGGAGAACCGCTACAAGACACAGCCTATGGCACAACCGACAGTGATTACACCAGACTAGCCTTAATGACAGGTGGTGCTGCATGGGATTTGAATAGACTTAGGAAAGGAGGACAGATTGGAGATGCATTCACTAAAGCGTTTGTAGCTGTGAAGGTTGAAGAGGCATTGTCTCAATTGGAGACATGTCGTGTCTGTCGTTGTGAGGGGGGAAATCTAAGTTGTAAGTCATTTAACTTAAGCAAAGCAGACTGTAGTGTCTATTGCAGCATACGTCTTGGAAACCGTAATACACAGCTAG GTGAGAAGGTACCGGATAACCTGTTAGAACAAGTAGTTCCTCTAGAAGAAGTCAGGCGTGCAGTGCGAGCAGAAGTGCTGCCTTCCAGTTTAGAAATTTGTCATGGAGACATTCCCTTAGTGACATGCAAAGGATTAGCACTAAATGATGATGACAAAGTCAAACTTCAATGGACACACAATGGACAGCCAGTTCCATCAAGGCGTCTTAGCAATGACAAACAAAAGCCAGCAAAAGAGTTGAAGGTAAAGGTGAAGACTGCAGAAGATGCTGGAGAATATGTCTGCACTGCTACAGTCAACCCTCAGTACCGTGCAgtagcaacagcaacagtcaATGTGTCAG AAACGTGCCTCAATACCTGTGGCAAGTTCTTTGGGAAAGGATATGCAAGAGTTCTTAGAGGACG ATCTGCGCAAAGACATATCGAAATCAGCATGAAGATATGTCCAAATATCGTCAATTCAGGCATCCTGTACTGTTTTGAG GGAACTCGACCACAAAGCTGTTCTCAGTGCTTAGTATTGTCAGACGGATTTCTGGAACTGAG GTGGCcatgctgtctgtctgaacCAGCTCAAGTGTTTCAACAGCATGGAGTTGCACCTAATCAATGCCACACAATACGCTTCATCAC GACTGACACTGAAGCCATCCTTGAGCTGAATGGAGATCGGGAGGTTCTGTCGCTCTCTAACACATGCTGGAATGAGTTTCAACCATCAAGGCCAGTCCATCTTG GTGGCAGGCGTTCCACTGGAGGATATGATGGCTGTATGAGTGATATACGTGTGGACACAAAGCGAGTCTTCTTTAGTCGAGATGATCTGCCTCGTCGGGAAAGAGTCCTGGTTGCAAAACGAAAGCGTGGAATGATGCGCTGCACAAGTGACTGCTCACTATAA
- the LOC134182113 gene encoding serine/threonine-protein phosphatase 2A regulatory subunit B'' subunit gamma-like, whose protein sequence is MHFWLLLSGTITMSLVASLKQYVVRKQAEKSVSCKEKEDDLQLFTEEYIRLKGIHATSDDTIGIPRFYFKPPRQDQLLLQKLREESRAAFLQRKSASLADNEELQQLWGLLEKHQSPPLVGDVQMINYSDFKRVKDKASERCRPYMKATVFCKLMAGDPYGRISIVKFFNYVMRKVWVQQTRIGLSLYDVAGLGYLKEPDLENYILELIPTLPQLDCLERSFYSFYVCTAVRKFFFFLDPLRTGKVKIQDVLACRFLDDLLELREEELSKEAQDDNWFSAPSALRVYGQYLSLDADHNGMLSKSELAVYGSGTLTPAFLDRVFQECLTYDGEMDYKTYLDFILAMENKKEPQALQYFFRLLDVQGKGYLNVYALNYFYRSMQEMMRVNAQEVIRFEDIKDEIFDMVKPQDPLHITLNDLITSGQGETVISILSDLNGFWTYENREVLMAETAAAAEEQRQISMSNTE, encoded by the coding sequence ATGCACTTCTGGTTACTCTTATCCGGGACAATAACCATGAGTCTGGTAGCAAGTTTGAAACAGTACGTTGTCAGAAAACAAGCGGAGAAAAGTGTCAGCTGCAAAGAAAAGGAAGATGATCTCCAATTGTTTACAGAAGAGTATATTCGTTTGAAGGGGATCCATGCGACGTCTGATGACACCATCGGTATCCCTCGCTTCTACTTCAAACCTCCTCGTCAGGATCAACTTCTACTTCAGAAACTGAGAGAAGAATCTCGAGCGGCTTTCCTTCAACGAAAGAGCGCCAGCCTTGCAGACAACGAGGAGCTACAGCAACTGTGGGGATTGTTAGAGAAACATCAGTCTCCACCATTAGTTGGCGATGTGCAGATGATTAATTACTCTGATTTCAAACGTGTGAAAGATAAAGCTAGTGAACGATGTAGACCATACATGAAAGCGACCGTGTTTTGTAAACTCATGGCTGGAGATCCATATGGTCGAATCTCCATAGTGAAATTCTTCAATTATGTGATGAGGAAAGTTTGGGTTCAGCAGACTCGCATCGGGTTGAGTCTGTATGATGTGGCAGGTCTGGGTTATCTGAAAGAGCCTGATTTAGAGAACTACATATTGGAGTTAATTCCAACATTGCCTCAACTGGATTGCCTTGAGAGGTCATTCTATTCATTCTATGTGTGTACTGCAGTTCGAAAgttctttttctttttggaTCCCCTTCGTACAGGAAAAGTGAAAATTCAAGATGTGTTAGCTTGTAGGTTTCTTGATGATCTGTTGGAACTAAGAGAAGAAGAATTATCAAAGGAAGCTCAGGATGACAACTGGTTTTCTGCTCCATCTGCCCTCCGTGTTTATGGTCAGTATTTGAGCCTTGATGCAGACCACAATGGAATGCTCAGTAAGTCTGAGTTGGCAGTCTATGGATCTGGGACTTTGACACCTGCCTTCCTTGACCGTGTGTTTCAAGAATGTCTCACATATGATGGAGAAATGGACTACAAAACGTATCTTGATTTCATTTTAGCAATGGAAAACAAAAAAGAACCACAAGCACTGCAATACTTCTTTCGCCTATTGGATGTCCAGGGTAAGGGATACTTGAATGTGTATGCTCTCAACTATTTCTACAGATCAATGCAGGAAATGATGCGTGTAAATGCACAAGAAGTTATTCGGTTTGAAGACATCAAAGACGAGATATTTGATATGGTGAAGCCACAGGATCCTCTACACATAACACTAAATGATCTCATTACCAGTGGCCAGGGTGAGACAGTCATATCTATTCTGTCAGATCTGAACGGATTTTGGACATACGAGAACCGTGAAGTCCTAATGGCAGAGACAGCAGCAGCCGCAGAGGAGCAAAGACAGATTAGCATGTCAAACACTGAGTGA